A section of the Anabaena cylindrica PCC 7122 genome encodes:
- a CDS encoding penicillin-binding protein 1C, with amino-acid sequence MKFKTRILKTLTLCVSASLRETKSYFRDLNRYKLKLKRKYKTVKIILAVILMCLVVRLLPYFAPIHSIDIAQKQLAMQFTDRNGLPLGTLLTHDQEHTAVIPLTHVSPQFINAILAAEDGSFYQHGALDMKAIIRAIKEAVQAKKIVSGASTITMQLARMLDNSPRTLSSKLSEIWLSWRLVAGMNKDEILSAYINRLPMGGNIYGVEAAARTYFSISASDLNLAQASLLAAIPNNPTYFNPYEHWERLKKRQKYVLNQMVQNKYITEEVAERIYTEKVVFQSREQGIIAAPHFLFWLATEITPPLTPPRKRGGGLEKEMELFSRKRGGGLEGERLESSPIQTTINRPLQQFVEAQVQQVIDSLAANNVHDAAALIIDNYSGEVLAYVGSPDYFNDVKLGRNDGVQALRQPGSTLKPFVYELALEKGVIKPNSILADVPSHYAIPGAKLYSPTDYTNSFLGPVRVRVALANSLNVPAVKVLEKVGVETFLNRLHELGFAHLNQSAEYYGLGLTLGSAEVSLWELARAYVTMARMGKSTPLVTILNNFPVPSPQSPVLNSANWQLIIDMLSDRYARATAFGVDSVLNLPFPAAVKTGTSSNYRDTWTVGFTTDYTVATWVGNFNGEPMRQVSGVTGAAPLWNRIMLHLHQYQTPTDFPPPDGLIQLPVCANSGLKPKPDCTSIVQEYFSPADKIAYENPADFHLSPEYDEWLARQPQSNYHADKFRILSPHNGDLFVVYPDEKGQQKLEFKLVNKSNLPIEWWLNGRQLSTQSTNALFWHLQPGNWTLEARSGEMSDRINFQVELANTKPNRQGFSVINPTVFPHSRD; translated from the coding sequence ATGAAATTCAAAACTCGTATCCTCAAAACTCTCACTCTCTGCGTCTCTGCGTCTCTGCGTGAGACAAAATCCTATTTTCGTGATCTCAATAGATATAAATTAAAGCTAAAGCGTAAATATAAAACTGTTAAAATCATTTTAGCTGTAATACTAATGTGTTTGGTAGTACGTTTACTACCTTATTTTGCGCCAATTCATAGTATAGATATTGCCCAAAAGCAATTAGCTATGCAGTTTACAGATCGTAATGGTTTACCCTTAGGAACATTACTCACTCATGATCAAGAACATACAGCAGTTATACCATTAACTCATGTTTCACCCCAATTTATCAATGCCATTTTAGCTGCTGAAGATGGTAGCTTTTATCAACATGGGGCGTTGGATATGAAAGCAATTATCCGCGCTATCAAGGAAGCTGTTCAAGCGAAAAAAATTGTTTCCGGTGCTTCCACAATTACCATGCAATTAGCGCGAATGTTGGATAATTCTCCCCGAACTTTATCAAGTAAATTATCTGAAATTTGGCTATCTTGGCGGTTAGTTGCAGGAATGAATAAAGATGAAATTCTTTCTGCTTATATTAATCGTCTACCTATGGGGGGAAATATTTATGGTGTGGAAGCAGCAGCACGGACTTATTTTTCTATTTCTGCAAGTGATTTAAATTTAGCCCAAGCTTCTCTTTTAGCGGCAATTCCTAATAATCCTACTTATTTTAATCCTTATGAACATTGGGAACGTTTAAAGAAAAGGCAGAAATATGTTTTAAATCAAATGGTGCAGAATAAATATATTACTGAAGAGGTAGCTGAACGCATATATACGGAAAAGGTTGTTTTTCAATCTCGTGAACAGGGAATTATTGCAGCACCGCATTTTTTGTTTTGGTTAGCAACGGAAATAACCCCACCCCTAACCCCTCCCCGCAAGCGAGGAGGGGGACTGGAAAAGGAAATGGAATTATTTTCTCGCAAGCGAGGAGGGGGACTGGAGGGAGAGAGACTGGAATCTTCTCCTATTCAAACTACGATAAATCGTCCTTTGCAGCAGTTTGTGGAAGCACAGGTACAACAGGTTATTGATTCCCTTGCTGCTAATAATGTCCATGATGCAGCTGCGTTGATAATTGACAACTACTCTGGGGAGGTTTTAGCTTACGTCGGTTCGCCTGATTATTTTAATGATGTGAAATTAGGACGAAATGATGGAGTACAAGCGTTGCGTCAACCTGGTTCAACTCTCAAACCGTTTGTGTATGAATTAGCTTTGGAAAAAGGTGTCATTAAACCTAATTCTATTTTGGCAGATGTGCCTTCTCATTACGCAATTCCGGGGGCGAAATTATATAGCCCTACAGATTATACTAACAGTTTTCTTGGCCCGGTGCGGGTACGTGTTGCTTTAGCAAATTCTTTAAATGTACCTGCGGTAAAGGTGTTGGAAAAGGTTGGTGTGGAAACTTTCTTAAATCGGTTGCATGAGTTGGGGTTTGCACATCTAAATCAAAGTGCTGAATATTACGGTTTGGGTTTGACTTTGGGCAGTGCAGAAGTGAGTTTGTGGGAACTCGCTAGGGCTTATGTGACTATGGCCAGAATGGGCAAAAGTACGCCTTTAGTGACTATTTTAAATAATTTCCCAGTCCCCAGTCCCCAGTCCCCAGTCCTCAATTCCGCAAATTGGCAGTTAATTATTGATATGTTGAGCGATCGCTATGCTCGTGCTACAGCTTTTGGTGTAGACTCGGTGTTAAATTTGCCTTTCCCTGCGGCTGTGAAAACTGGCACTTCATCAAATTATCGTGATACCTGGACAGTTGGCTTTACCACTGATTATACTGTTGCTACTTGGGTAGGTAATTTCAACGGCGAACCGATGCGTCAAGTTTCAGGTGTGACAGGTGCTGCACCTTTGTGGAACAGAATTATGTTACATCTGCACCAATATCAAACACCGACAGATTTTCCACCTCCAGATGGGTTAATCCAATTGCCTGTTTGTGCTAATTCTGGGTTAAAACCTAAACCTGACTGTACTTCGATAGTACAGGAATATTTCTCGCCAGCAGATAAAATTGCCTACGAAAATCCTGCTGATTTCCATTTATCACCTGAGTATGATGAATGGTTAGCAAGACAACCACAATCAAATTATCATGCTGATAAGTTTAGGATTTTATCTCCTCATAATGGGGATTTGTTTGTGGTTTATCCTGATGAGAAAGGTCAGCAAAAACTAGAATTTAAACTGGTTAATAAATCTAATCTGCCTATAGAGTGGTGGCTAAATGGTAGGCAGTTATCTACACAATCAACTAATGCGTTATTTTGGCATTTACAACCCGGCAATTGGACTCTAGAAGCCAGAAGTGGGGAGATGAGTGATAGGATAAATTTTCAAGTTGAGTTGGCAAATACAAAACCCAATCGTCAAGGTTTTTCTGTAATCAATCCTACAGTTTTTCCACATTCTAGAGATTGA
- the thyD gene encoding thylakoid membrane protein ThyD: MKVAITGATGFVGSRLVERLHNEGHRILVLSRNTNSAHKVFPSQAFPNLEIMGYTPGVSGAWQDAIAGCDGVVNLAGEPIAEERWTPQRKQEILNSRKLGTQKIVEAIAKANPKPSVLVNASAIGYYGTSETTTFDENSPSGQDFLAQVCQEWEAEAQKVTDTDVRLVILRFGIVLGHGGALGKMITPFKLFAGGPIGSGRQWFSWIHIDDIVNLILQALTKPNIDGVYNATAPNPVRMTDLSATMGQVMNRPSWLPVPSFALEAMLGDGAIVVLEGQKVLPRRTQAAGFEYQYQDLPSALTQILK; encoded by the coding sequence ATGAAAGTAGCAATTACTGGTGCAACAGGATTTGTCGGTAGTCGTTTAGTAGAACGACTGCATAATGAAGGTCATAGAATACTAGTGTTAAGTCGGAATACTAACTCTGCCCACAAAGTTTTTCCTTCTCAGGCTTTCCCAAATCTCGAAATTATGGGCTATACACCAGGTGTATCTGGTGCTTGGCAAGATGCTATTGCTGGTTGTGATGGTGTGGTTAATCTGGCAGGAGAACCCATTGCTGAGGAACGTTGGACACCACAACGTAAGCAGGAAATCCTCAACAGCCGCAAACTGGGTACACAAAAAATTGTTGAAGCTATAGCTAAGGCTAACCCCAAACCAAGTGTGTTAGTGAATGCTTCGGCTATTGGCTACTATGGCACTAGTGAAACCACTACTTTTGACGAAAACAGCCCTTCAGGTCAAGATTTTCTAGCACAAGTCTGCCAAGAGTGGGAAGCAGAAGCACAAAAGGTAACAGATACTGATGTGCGCTTGGTAATTTTGCGTTTTGGTATTGTTTTAGGTCATGGTGGTGCTTTGGGGAAAATGATTACTCCCTTCAAACTCTTTGCAGGTGGCCCTATTGGTAGTGGTCGGCAGTGGTTTTCATGGATTCACATAGACGATATAGTTAACTTAATTCTGCAAGCTTTAACTAAGCCAAATATAGATGGTGTATATAATGCAACCGCTCCCAATCCTGTGCGGATGACAGATTTAAGTGCAACTATGGGACAGGTGATGAATCGTCCCTCATGGTTGCCTGTTCCTTCTTTTGCTTTAGAAGCGATGTTGGGAGATGGGGCAATTGTGGTTTTAGAGGGTCAAAAAGTCTTGCCTAGACGCACTCAAGCAGCCGGTTTTGAGTATCAATATCAAGATTTGCCATCAGCATTAACGCAAATCCTTAAATAA
- a CDS encoding tetratricopeptide repeat protein, which translates to MTIKIEELFDTGLERYKAGESVESLIPVFKEVCDRSPKASSAWICLSWLYLLDNKANLAYKAANKAVKLNPQDPQARINLALAMLETGQKGLREHIDFAQQLIFVNEEWQTEVKNSIEDGLTRKPDWQSLVKVKKWLFE; encoded by the coding sequence ATGACTATCAAAATTGAAGAACTGTTTGATACAGGTTTAGAACGTTATAAAGCAGGAGAATCGGTAGAATCGCTCATCCCTGTATTTAAAGAGGTGTGCGATCGCTCTCCCAAAGCTAGTTCCGCTTGGATTTGTCTTTCCTGGCTATACCTACTCGATAACAAAGCCAACTTAGCTTACAAAGCTGCAAATAAAGCAGTAAAATTAAATCCCCAAGACCCACAAGCCAGAATTAATCTCGCTTTAGCCATGCTGGAAACAGGACAAAAAGGTCTGCGCGAACACATTGACTTTGCACAACAGTTGATTTTTGTCAATGAAGAATGGCAAACGGAAGTTAAAAATAGCATTGAAGATGGCTTAACTAGAAAACCAGATTGGCAGAGTTTGGTAAAAGTCAAAAAATGGCTATTTGAATAA
- a CDS encoding iron-sulfur cluster assembly accessory protein, producing MTQATDIQQRGILLSESALRQVKSLQGKQGQDLCLRVGVRQGGCSGMSYMMDFEDTSKITAQDDVFDYDGFKIVCDRKSLLYLYGLMLDYSDAMIGGGFQFTNPNASQTCGCGKSFGV from the coding sequence ATGACACAAGCAACTGATATTCAACAACGCGGCATTCTGTTGAGCGAGTCAGCATTGCGCCAGGTAAAATCGCTCCAAGGTAAGCAGGGGCAGGATTTATGTTTACGGGTAGGAGTCCGTCAAGGTGGTTGCTCTGGGATGTCTTACATGATGGATTTTGAAGACACTAGTAAGATCACTGCCCAGGATGATGTTTTTGATTATGATGGCTTCAAGATTGTGTGCGATCGCAAAAGCCTATTATATCTTTACGGGTTAATGCTCGATTATAGTGATGCCATGATTGGCGGTGGCTTCCAATTCACTAACCCCAACGCTTCCCAAACCTGTGGTTGCGGGAAATCTTTCGGGGTGTAA